One genomic window of Ottowia oryzae includes the following:
- the ompA gene encoding outer membrane protein OmpA gives MKKLNKVATLFAVATVAGSAFAAGSTINSDNWRNGHGNLIWKNGTNELCWRDAYWTPATAAPGCDGALQAPAATPTPPAVTPVPPAPPAPVAAQKVTYAADAFFDFDKSVLKPEGRAKLDDLVGKIQGINLEVIIAVGHTDSVGSDAYNQRLSVRRAEAVKAYLVTKGIERNRIYTEGKGKKQPIASNATAEGRAKNRRVEVEVVGTRASQ, from the coding sequence ATGAAGAAACTGAACAAAGTGGCGACCCTGTTCGCTGTTGCAACCGTGGCTGGTTCCGCCTTCGCAGCTGGCTCGACGATCAATTCCGACAACTGGCGCAATGGCCACGGCAACCTGATCTGGAAAAACGGCACGAACGAACTGTGCTGGCGCGATGCCTACTGGACCCCCGCTACGGCTGCTCCTGGCTGTGACGGCGCCCTGCAGGCCCCTGCTGCTACGCCTACTCCTCCCGCTGTTACGCCTGTGCCTCCCGCACCGCCCGCTCCGGTGGCTGCTCAGAAGGTCACCTATGCTGCTGACGCATTCTTCGACTTCGACAAGTCGGTGCTGAAGCCTGAAGGCCGCGCCAAGCTGGACGATCTGGTCGGCAAGATCCAAGGTATCAACCTGGAAGTGATCATCGCCGTGGGTCATACCGACTCCGTGGGCTCTGACGCTTACAACCAACGTCTGTCGGTTCGCCGCGCTGAAGCTGTGAAGGCTTACCTGGTGACCAAAGGCATCGAGCGCAACCGTATCTACACCGAAGGCAAAGGCAAGAAGCAACCGATCGCTTCCAACGCTACTGCCGAAGGCCGCGCGAAAAACCGTCGCGTGGAAGTGGAAGTGGTTGGCACGCGCGCCAGCCAGTAA
- the ubiG gene encoding bifunctional 2-polyprenyl-6-hydroxyphenol methylase/3-demethylubiquinol 3-O-methyltransferase UbiG, with translation MTEVNADQAELAKFSALAHQWWDLQGEFAALHQINPLRLDWIDGACPLNGQRVLDVGCGGGILADAMARRGADVLGIDLAEKSLKVAQLHALETQTPHVAYRCVSAEALSEEMPGAFDVVTCMEMLEHVPDPASVVAACARLVRPGGWVFFSTINRNAKSFLLAIVGAEYVANMVPRGTHEYARLIRPHELAGFCRSSGLDFVRSSGLEFHPLTRRFSLSDDTSVNYMVAARRSA, from the coding sequence ATGACCGAAGTGAACGCAGATCAGGCTGAACTGGCGAAGTTTTCCGCCTTGGCACACCAGTGGTGGGACCTTCAGGGCGAGTTTGCCGCGCTGCATCAAATCAATCCATTGCGACTCGACTGGATCGACGGTGCTTGCCCACTGAACGGGCAGCGTGTTCTGGACGTGGGCTGCGGCGGCGGCATTCTGGCGGACGCCATGGCGCGCCGCGGTGCCGACGTGCTGGGTATAGACCTTGCAGAAAAATCGCTCAAGGTCGCCCAACTGCACGCGCTGGAGACGCAAACACCGCACGTGGCCTACCGCTGCGTGTCGGCCGAGGCGCTGAGTGAGGAAATGCCGGGTGCGTTCGACGTCGTCACCTGCATGGAAATGCTGGAGCACGTACCAGACCCCGCATCCGTCGTTGCCGCCTGCGCCCGGCTGGTTCGGCCGGGTGGTTGGGTTTTCTTCTCGACCATCAACCGCAATGCCAAGTCTTTTTTGTTGGCGATTGTGGGCGCCGAGTACGTGGCGAACATGGTTCCCCGCGGAACGCATGAGTACGCGCGGCTGATTCGTCCCCATGAACTGGCGGGCTTCTGCCGCTCCTCCGGGCTCGACTTCGTGCGCAGCAGTGGGCTTGAATTTCACCCGTTGACGCGTCGCTTCAGTCTGAGCGATGACACCAGCGTCAACTACATGGTCGCCGCCAGACGTTCAGCCTGA
- a CDS encoding HAD family hydrolase, whose translation MASSARLHGVRAVLFDLDGTLIDSAPDLALAGNALRHARGLGPIDLLVYRPHAGSGARGILRVALEATPEHPGYDALRDEFLVAYQHHLLSQTTYLTDVPQLLVGLTDLGMAWGIVTNKARRFTQPTVEAFTDLQAAATVISGDSTPYTKPHPGPVLAALQSAGFSAESTLYVGDDERDIQAGRAAGVRTVAATYGYLGPAADPLAWGADAVIHSPLQLLNLLDPA comes from the coding sequence ATGGCAAGCAGTGCGCGGCTGCACGGTGTCCGGGCGGTCTTGTTTGATCTGGACGGCACGCTGATCGACAGCGCGCCCGACTTGGCCCTGGCGGGCAACGCTTTGCGCCACGCGCGCGGGTTGGGCCCCATCGACTTGCTCGTATACCGGCCGCACGCAGGATCGGGTGCGCGCGGCATTTTGCGTGTGGCGCTTGAAGCCACGCCTGAACACCCTGGCTATGACGCCTTGCGTGACGAGTTTCTTGTCGCCTACCAGCACCACCTGCTTTCGCAGACGACGTACTTGACGGATGTGCCGCAACTGCTGGTCGGCCTGACCGACCTGGGCATGGCGTGGGGCATTGTCACCAACAAGGCCCGCCGGTTTACCCAACCCACGGTAGAAGCATTCACCGACTTGCAGGCGGCGGCCACGGTAATCAGCGGCGATTCCACGCCGTACACCAAGCCGCATCCCGGGCCCGTCTTGGCCGCGCTGCAGTCTGCCGGCTTCTCTGCCGAGAGCACCTTGTATGTGGGCGATGACGAGCGCGACATCCAGGCGGGCCGCGCGGCCGGTGTGCGCACGGTTGCTGCCACGTACGGCTACCTGGGCCCGGCGGCAGATCCGCTGGCCTGGGGCGCCGATGCCGTCATTCATTCGCCCCTGCAACTCTTGAATTTGCTCGATCCGGCTTAA
- a CDS encoding alpha-hydroxy acid oxidase, with protein MQEPSFPVNLNELALAARARLDPAVAAFFDGGAADEHTLRTNADAWQQWPLWPRVLRPLAGGHTRTTLAGRELAHPIMLAPVAFQRLAHDQGEWASAVAAAAQGAGFVLATLSSVPMEDVAQAYLPDKGRGLLWFQLYWQADRGVNLALIERAEAAGFEGIVLTVDAPVQGVRDAERRAAFSLPPGIHAVHLPTANSGAPHNAAADGTYCAGVPATAPTWEDVAWLQARTRLPVWLKGVLHPADARQAQALNVAGLIVSNHGGRTLDTAPATAQALPVIAKAVGGALPLIVDGGIRRGTDVLKAIALGASAVMVGRPTVHALAVAGPMGVARMIRTLRDELEMAMALSGCQSLAEATPALVAEPA; from the coding sequence ATGCAAGAGCCGAGCTTTCCCGTGAACCTGAACGAGCTGGCGCTGGCCGCACGGGCCCGGCTGGATCCTGCCGTCGCGGCGTTCTTCGACGGAGGCGCTGCGGACGAACACACGCTGCGCACCAACGCGGACGCATGGCAGCAGTGGCCGTTGTGGCCGCGCGTGCTGCGCCCGCTGGCGGGCGGCCACACCCGCACCACGCTGGCGGGGCGCGAGTTGGCGCACCCCATCATGCTCGCGCCGGTGGCTTTCCAGCGTCTGGCGCACGACCAGGGCGAATGGGCCAGCGCCGTGGCCGCGGCTGCGCAAGGGGCAGGCTTTGTGCTGGCCACCTTGTCCAGCGTGCCGATGGAAGATGTTGCGCAGGCTTATCTGCCAGACAAAGGTCGCGGCCTGCTCTGGTTTCAGCTCTACTGGCAAGCCGACCGTGGCGTGAACCTGGCCTTGATCGAACGCGCTGAAGCCGCGGGCTTCGAGGGGATCGTGCTCACCGTCGATGCGCCCGTGCAAGGTGTTCGCGACGCCGAACGCCGCGCCGCCTTCAGTTTGCCGCCCGGCATACACGCCGTACACCTGCCCACCGCAAACAGCGGCGCGCCCCACAACGCGGCGGCCGATGGCACCTACTGCGCTGGCGTGCCCGCCACCGCACCCACGTGGGAAGACGTTGCCTGGTTGCAGGCCCGCACACGTCTGCCCGTCTGGTTGAAAGGCGTGCTGCACCCAGCCGACGCGCGGCAGGCGCAGGCACTGAACGTGGCCGGCCTGATCGTCAGCAACCACGGCGGCCGTACGCTGGACACCGCACCCGCCACCGCCCAGGCCTTGCCGGTGATCGCCAAGGCCGTGGGCGGCGCACTGCCCCTGATCGTCGACGGCGGCATTCGCCGGGGCACCGACGTGTTGAAAGCCATCGCGCTGGGCGCAAGCGCCGTCATGGTTGGACGGCCGACGGTTCACGCGCTGGCGGTTGCCGGCCCCATGGGCGTGGCCCGAATGATCCGCACCCTGCGCGACGAACTGGAAATGGCCATGGCCCTGAGCGGCTGCCAAAGCCTGGCCGAAGCCACGCCCGCGCTGGTGGCTGAGCCGGCCTGA
- a CDS encoding Fe2+-dependent dioxygenase: MLIHLKNVLTADELARGRALLHSPEAPWIDGRRSAGAQAAQQKSNEQLAQDSAMAAELRQLVLGALRRDALLFSAALPRRFFNPLFNRYSGQSNHYGNHIDGAVLHSRADDAWVRTDVSCTLFFSEPDEYDGGELVVQDTYGEHGVKLPAGDAVLYPGTSLHQVTPVTRGARIASFFWIESMVRSDEQRRLLFDMDMALLALRQRNGESDEATRLTGTYHNLLRMWASP, translated from the coding sequence ATGCTGATCCACCTCAAGAACGTGCTGACGGCCGACGAGCTGGCCCGGGGGCGCGCCCTGCTGCATTCGCCCGAAGCCCCCTGGATCGACGGGCGCCGCAGCGCGGGTGCCCAGGCAGCGCAGCAGAAATCCAACGAGCAGCTGGCCCAAGACAGCGCCATGGCGGCCGAGCTTCGGCAGCTGGTGCTGGGCGCACTGCGCCGCGACGCGCTGCTGTTCTCGGCGGCGCTGCCCCGCCGCTTCTTCAACCCGCTGTTCAACCGCTACAGCGGCCAGAGCAACCACTACGGCAACCACATCGACGGCGCGGTGCTGCACTCTCGTGCCGACGACGCATGGGTGCGCACGGATGTCTCCTGCACGCTGTTTTTCAGCGAACCCGATGAATACGACGGCGGCGAGCTGGTGGTGCAAGACACCTATGGTGAGCATGGCGTCAAGCTGCCCGCGGGCGACGCCGTGCTCTACCCCGGCACCAGCCTGCATCAGGTCACGCCCGTCACGCGCGGCGCGCGCATCGCCAGCTTCTTCTGGATCGAAAGCATGGTGCGCAGCGACGAACAGCGCCGCCTGCTGTTCGACATGGACATGGCCTTGCTCGCGCTGCGCCAGCGCAACGGCGAAAGCGACGAAGCCACGCGGCTGACCGGCACGTACCACAACCTGCTGCGGATGTGGGCCAGCCCCTAA
- a CDS encoding TonB-dependent receptor, which yields MPASRRNPKNRAPALVVPAQVASESVASSPKGANALLPLGAMLLAGSLGSAALAQTAPAAAAPGADTAGTLPTVTVRDTAEPGAPTNSKTELRTTRTQIGKGNQELRDIPQSVTVFTEKQLQDRNLDDLREVLRSTAGVTFLSGETGEEDVRLRGFSLGTAGDIYRDGMRDGALYERDTFNDDRVEVIKGSASMLFGKGSTGGVVNQVSKQPFLMNQHEVNATVGTGGMKRITGDFNFQTGQDSAFRINALAHDASNWGSQQKKIGVAPSFRWGIGTRNEFSVGLYHLDSRGRSTYNHPWFIRDGVIVPTLRARDYYGFDNDKLNTKATYATLAHTYRFDNGGELKTQLRHGRYERDLWASVIRFGTTHGAPTTIDNWGPDTIITRSPKGRLGTSDLTQLQSDYSNKFNWGGGQHHIMAGVDLYYDKSKRNNNFAGPASTLTTTVGQPNPHQWHDDLRPDPTYNKFDASNFGIYAQDTMSLTEQLKLVAGLRFDRFKGSYDTVATTAANGAVTPGYSFSKSQSLWSPRVGLLFQPSDTQSYYLSYGTSYNTSGDAYQFTPNSPNNVLANTPAEKSRNIEIGGKWDVLDRRLTLGAAVFYSEKYNERNTDPDSAAAQYLLSGKRHAAGVEFNAAGRITPAWELFWNHAWIPEAKIDRSNQVLAANGGGAQVQGDRPGLTPRNSGSLWTTYRLMPKFRVGLGANYRSSQHPDGSRAVKAKGFVTFDAMAEYNLTETMSLKLNVTNLTNKLYADALYRGFYAPGAPRRVELTFKALF from the coding sequence ATGCCCGCTTCCCGTCGCAACCCTAAAAATCGGGCTCCAGCCCTCGTCGTACCTGCGCAAGTCGCTTCTGAATCTGTAGCATCCAGCCCCAAGGGCGCCAACGCGCTGCTGCCGCTGGGTGCGATGTTGCTGGCGGGCTCCCTGGGCAGCGCCGCGCTGGCACAGACGGCCCCCGCTGCGGCAGCCCCTGGCGCCGACACCGCTGGCACCCTGCCCACGGTCACGGTGCGCGACACCGCCGAGCCGGGCGCGCCCACCAACAGCAAGACTGAGCTGCGCACCACCCGCACCCAGATCGGCAAGGGCAACCAGGAACTGCGCGACATCCCGCAATCGGTCACCGTGTTCACCGAAAAGCAGTTGCAAGACCGCAATCTGGACGACCTGCGTGAAGTGCTGCGCTCCACCGCTGGCGTGACCTTCCTGTCGGGCGAGACGGGCGAGGAAGACGTGCGCCTGCGCGGCTTTTCGCTGGGTACGGCGGGCGACATCTACCGCGACGGCATGCGCGACGGCGCGCTGTACGAGCGCGACACGTTCAACGACGACCGCGTGGAAGTGATCAAGGGCTCGGCGTCGATGCTGTTCGGCAAGGGCTCCACCGGCGGCGTGGTCAACCAGGTCAGCAAGCAGCCATTCCTGATGAACCAGCATGAGGTGAACGCGACGGTGGGCACGGGCGGCATGAAACGCATCACCGGCGACTTCAACTTCCAGACGGGCCAGGATTCGGCCTTCCGCATCAACGCGCTGGCGCACGACGCCAGCAACTGGGGCAGCCAGCAGAAAAAGATCGGCGTGGCGCCCAGCTTCCGCTGGGGCATCGGCACGCGCAACGAATTCTCGGTGGGCCTGTACCACCTCGATTCGCGCGGCCGCTCCACCTACAACCACCCCTGGTTCATCCGCGACGGCGTGATCGTGCCGACGCTGCGCGCGCGCGACTATTACGGCTTCGACAACGACAAGCTCAACACCAAGGCCACGTACGCCACGCTGGCGCACACCTACCGCTTCGACAACGGCGGCGAGCTGAAGACGCAACTGCGCCACGGCCGCTACGAGCGCGACCTGTGGGCCAGCGTGATCCGCTTTGGCACCACCCACGGCGCCCCCACCACCATCGACAACTGGGGCCCAGACACCATCATCACCCGCTCGCCCAAGGGCCGGCTGGGCACCAGCGACCTGACGCAGCTGCAAAGCGACTACAGCAACAAGTTCAACTGGGGCGGCGGCCAGCACCACATCATGGCGGGCGTGGACCTGTACTACGACAAGTCCAAGCGCAACAACAACTTTGCCGGGCCGGCCAGCACCTTGACCACCACCGTGGGCCAGCCCAATCCGCACCAGTGGCACGACGATCTGCGCCCTGACCCCACCTACAACAAGTTCGACGCGAGCAACTTCGGCATCTACGCGCAAGACACCATGTCGCTGACCGAGCAGCTCAAGCTGGTGGCTGGCCTGCGCTTTGACCGCTTCAAGGGCAGCTACGACACGGTGGCCACCACCGCCGCGAACGGCGCCGTCACGCCCGGCTACAGCTTCAGCAAGTCGCAGTCGCTGTGGAGCCCGCGCGTGGGCCTGCTCTTCCAGCCGAGCGACACGCAGTCGTACTACCTGTCTTACGGTACCTCGTACAACACGTCGGGCGACGCCTACCAGTTCACGCCCAACAGCCCGAACAACGTGCTGGCCAACACGCCTGCCGAGAAGAGCCGCAACATCGAGATCGGCGGCAAGTGGGACGTGCTGGACCGGCGCCTGACGCTGGGCGCGGCCGTGTTCTATTCCGAGAAATACAACGAGCGCAACACCGACCCTGACAGCGCCGCAGCGCAATACCTGTTGTCGGGCAAGCGCCACGCTGCGGGCGTCGAATTCAACGCCGCGGGCCGCATCACGCCGGCGTGGGAACTGTTCTGGAACCACGCCTGGATTCCTGAGGCCAAGATCGACCGCAGCAACCAGGTGCTGGCCGCCAACGGCGGCGGTGCCCAGGTGCAGGGCGACCGCCCCGGCCTGACCCCGCGCAACAGCGGCAGCCTGTGGACCACCTACCGCCTCATGCCCAAGTTCCGCGTGGGCCTGGGCGCCAACTACCGCAGCAGCCAGCACCCGGACGGCAGCCGCGCCGTCAAGGCCAAGGGCTTCGTCACCTTCGACGCCATGGCCGAATACAACCTGACCGAAACCATGTCGCTGAAGCTGAACGTGACCAACCTCACCAACAAGCTGTACGCCGACGCGCTGTACCGGGGCTTTTACGCACCGGGTGCGCCGCGCCGCGTTGAGCTGACGTTCAAAGCGCTGTTCTAA
- the bfr gene encoding bacterioferritin, producing MKGDPKAIEFLQAQLKNELTAINQYFLHYRMLKHWGLDKLAKKEYAESIGEMKHADMLMDRIFMLDGLPNLQDLGKLMIGEDVPELLNCDLTLERAAQATVKDGIEHCEKVRDYVSRDLLQTILDDTEEHIDFLETQIELIGKVGIQNYLQSQMGELEA from the coding sequence ATGAAAGGCGACCCGAAAGCCATCGAGTTTCTGCAGGCGCAGCTGAAGAACGAACTCACCGCCATCAACCAGTACTTCCTGCACTACCGCATGCTCAAGCACTGGGGCCTGGACAAGCTGGCCAAGAAAGAATACGCCGAGTCGATCGGCGAGATGAAGCACGCTGACATGCTGATGGACCGCATCTTCATGCTGGACGGCCTGCCCAATCTGCAAGACCTGGGCAAGCTGATGATCGGCGAGGACGTGCCCGAGCTGCTCAATTGCGACCTGACGCTGGAGCGTGCCGCGCAAGCCACCGTGAAAGACGGCATCGAGCATTGCGAGAAAGTGCGCGACTACGTTTCGCGCGATCTGCTGCAGACCATCCTGGACGACACCGAAGAGCACATCGATTTTCTGGAAACCCAGATCGAGCTGATCGGCAAGGTGGGCATTCAGAACTACCTGCAAAGCCAGATGGGCGAGCTGGAAGCCTGA
- the urtE gene encoding urea ABC transporter ATP-binding subunit UrtE: MLKVSNINQYYGGSHILRDVSLTASLGKITVLLGRNGVGKTTLLKCLMGLVPIKTGQIELAGLPMQGATSYTRARAGMGYVPQGREIFPRLTVQENLRMGLAYRPAGTPIPPELFELFPILAQMRHRRGGDLSGGQQQQLAIARALAPGPKLLILDEPTEGIQPSIIKDIGRVIRMLADRGDMAILLCEQYYDFAEELADDYLVMERGEVIAQGPGKEMAAKGIRKLVAI, from the coding sequence ATGCTAAAAGTCAGCAACATCAACCAGTACTACGGCGGCTCGCACATCCTGCGCGACGTCAGCCTGACCGCGTCGCTGGGCAAGATCACCGTGCTGCTGGGCCGCAACGGCGTGGGCAAGACCACGCTGCTCAAGTGCCTGATGGGCCTGGTGCCCATCAAGACCGGGCAGATCGAGCTGGCAGGCCTGCCGATGCAAGGCGCCACGTCGTACACCCGGGCGCGCGCGGGCATGGGCTACGTGCCGCAGGGGCGCGAGATTTTCCCGCGCCTGACGGTGCAGGAAAACCTGCGCATGGGCCTGGCCTATCGGCCGGCGGGCACGCCGATTCCGCCGGAGCTGTTCGAGCTGTTTCCCATCCTGGCGCAGATGCGCCACCGCCGCGGCGGCGACCTGTCGGGCGGGCAGCAGCAGCAGCTGGCGATCGCGCGCGCACTGGCGCCGGGGCCCAAGCTGCTCATCCTGGATGAGCCCACCGAAGGCATCCAGCCCAGCATCATCAAGGACATTGGCCGCGTGATCCGCATGCTGGCCGACCGGGGCGACATGGCGATTCTGCTGTGCGAGCAGTACTACGACTTTGCCGAAGAGCTGGCCGACGACTACCTGGTGATGGAGCGCGGCGAAGTCATTGCGCAAGGCCCCGGCAAAGAGATGGCGGCCAAGGGTATTCGCAAGCTGGTGGCCATCTGA
- the urtD gene encoding urea ABC transporter ATP-binding protein UrtD: MTPDLMEEGALRVETYTRQRAETGTASGDRAASYARPAVAGEVDVTHGRILYLEDVSVSFDGFKAIKGLNLDIAPGELRCIIGPNGAGKTTMMDIITGKTRPDSGTVFFGSTIDLLRHNEPEIAALGIGRKFQKPTVFEDLTVFENLELALKTDKRVRPSMFFQLDSAQRDRLAEVLHTIHLAPHVRRQAGLLSHGQKQWLEIGMLLMQEPKLMLLDEPVAGMTDEETARTAELFLTLKGKHSLMVVEHDMHFIRAIAGDTGTVTVLAEGSVLAQGPLDKVQADERVIEVYLGR; encoded by the coding sequence ATGACCCCCGATCTGATGGAAGAAGGCGCCCTGCGCGTCGAGACCTACACCCGCCAGCGCGCCGAGACAGGCACCGCGTCGGGCGACCGCGCCGCCAGCTACGCGCGCCCCGCCGTGGCGGGTGAAGTGGACGTGACGCACGGCCGCATCCTGTACCTGGAAGACGTGAGCGTGAGCTTCGACGGCTTCAAGGCGATCAAGGGATTGAACCTGGACATCGCCCCCGGCGAGCTGCGCTGCATCATCGGCCCCAACGGGGCGGGCAAGACGACGATGATGGACATCATCACCGGCAAGACCCGCCCCGACAGCGGCACCGTGTTCTTCGGCAGCACCATCGACCTGCTGCGCCACAACGAACCCGAGATCGCTGCGCTGGGCATTGGCCGCAAGTTCCAGAAGCCCACCGTTTTTGAAGACCTGACGGTGTTTGAAAACCTGGAGCTGGCACTGAAGACCGACAAGCGCGTGCGCCCGTCGATGTTCTTCCAGCTCGATTCGGCGCAGCGCGACCGGCTGGCCGAGGTGCTGCACACCATCCACCTGGCGCCCCACGTGCGGCGGCAGGCTGGGCTGCTCAGTCACGGGCAGAAGCAGTGGCTGGAGATCGGCATGCTGCTGATGCAAGAGCCCAAGCTGATGCTGCTGGACGAGCCCGTCGCCGGTATGACCGACGAAGAAACGGCGCGCACGGCCGAGCTGTTTCTCACCCTCAAAGGCAAGCACTCGCTGATGGTGGTGGAGCACGACATGCACTTCATCCGCGCCATCGCGGGCGACACGGGCACCGTCACCGTGCTGGCCGAAGGCAGCGTGCTGGCGCAAGGGCCGCTGGACAAGGTGCAGGCGGACGAACGCGTGATCGAGGTGTACCTGGGCAGGTAA
- the urtC gene encoding urea ABC transporter permease subunit UrtC has protein sequence MNTLTSSPGAGSTLAGTALPTRAPLLSRPGWAAFILALLAVCALAPVLNLLVPEGSPLHLSDYMVGLLGKIMCYAICALAMDLIWGYTGILSLGHGLFFALGGYVMGMYLMRQAAGPDALPPFMVFLDWKALPWQWALSGSFIATLILIVLVPGLVAFVFGYFAFRSRIKGVYFSIITQALTVAAMLLFFRNETGFGGNNGFTGFTTILGYPLATQGMRMLLFVLSGLALLGFYLMARWLVRSKYGRVLQAVRDAESRVMFSGYSPLPYKLSIWVISAVMCGVAGALYVPQVGIINPGEMSPGNSIEIAIWTAVGGRATLIGPIVGAFLVNGAKSWLTVAAPEFWLYFLGALFIAVTLWLPNGIVGLVRQLMRKDKSS, from the coding sequence ATGAACACCCTGACCTCTTCGCCCGGCGCGGGCAGCACGCTGGCGGGCACCGCGCTGCCCACGCGCGCACCCCTGCTCAGCCGCCCCGGCTGGGCCGCCTTCATTCTCGCGCTGCTGGCCGTGTGCGCGCTGGCGCCCGTGCTCAATCTGCTGGTGCCCGAAGGCAGCCCGCTGCACCTGTCGGACTACATGGTCGGCCTGCTGGGCAAGATCATGTGCTACGCCATCTGCGCGCTGGCGATGGACCTGATCTGGGGCTACACCGGCATCCTCAGCCTGGGGCACGGCCTGTTCTTTGCGCTGGGCGGCTACGTGATGGGCATGTACCTGATGCGCCAGGCCGCCGGCCCAGATGCGCTGCCGCCCTTCATGGTGTTTCTGGACTGGAAGGCGCTGCCCTGGCAATGGGCGCTGTCGGGCAGCTTCATTGCTACGCTGATCCTCATCGTGCTGGTGCCGGGGCTGGTGGCCTTCGTGTTCGGCTACTTCGCCTTCCGCTCGCGCATCAAGGGCGTGTATTTCTCGATCATCACGCAGGCGCTCACGGTGGCCGCCATGCTGCTGTTCTTCCGCAATGAGACGGGCTTTGGCGGCAACAACGGCTTCACGGGCTTTACCACCATCCTGGGCTATCCGCTGGCCACACAGGGCATGCGCATGCTGCTGTTCGTGCTGTCTGGCCTGGCGCTGCTGGGCTTTTACCTGATGGCCCGCTGGCTGGTGCGCAGCAAGTACGGCCGCGTGCTGCAAGCGGTGCGCGACGCGGAAAGCCGCGTGATGTTCTCAGGCTATTCGCCCCTGCCCTACAAGCTGAGCATCTGGGTGATCAGCGCCGTGATGTGCGGCGTGGCCGGCGCGCTGTACGTGCCGCAGGTGGGCATCATCAACCCCGGCGAGATGAGCCCCGGCAACTCGATCGAAATCGCCATCTGGACCGCCGTGGGGGGCCGCGCCACGCTGATTGGCCCGATCGTCGGCGCCTTTCTGGTCAACGGTGCCAAGAGCTGGCTCACGGTGGCCGCGCCCGAATTCTGGCTGTACTTTTTGGGTGCGCTGTTCATCGCCGTGACCCTGTGGCTACCCAACGGCATCGTCGGGCTGGTGCGCCAGCTGATGCGCAAGGACAAGTCGTCATGA